From the Nocardiopsis changdeensis genome, one window contains:
- a CDS encoding TetR/AcrR family transcriptional regulator → MPRNTLTKPQIVRAAIDLLDEEGLDGLNMRALGRRLGAAPTAVYWHVENKDELMLLAGDHVWEEIPLPAAEPADWHAAARALATDLYAMFGRHPWLVQAFGSHLLYGPNKSRYDDRCLAVYEAAGLTAPEADLAAAAVFTYVLGNTLGAAATASLSRRIRVRGGDPEQEIPRAVEQATAVAREFPRLRERVDSPAAAYNAAPDSAFSHGLALLLDGIGAKAVR, encoded by the coding sequence ATGCCCCGCAACACCCTGACCAAGCCCCAGATCGTCCGGGCCGCCATCGACCTCCTCGACGAGGAAGGGCTGGACGGCCTGAACATGCGCGCCCTGGGCCGGCGGCTCGGCGCCGCCCCGACCGCCGTCTACTGGCACGTCGAGAACAAGGACGAGCTGATGCTCCTCGCCGGCGACCACGTGTGGGAGGAGATCCCGCTCCCCGCCGCCGAACCGGCCGACTGGCACGCCGCCGCCCGGGCCCTGGCCACGGACCTGTACGCGATGTTCGGCCGGCACCCGTGGCTGGTGCAGGCGTTCGGCTCCCACCTTCTCTACGGCCCCAACAAGAGCCGCTACGACGACCGCTGCCTCGCCGTCTACGAGGCGGCCGGGCTCACCGCCCCGGAGGCCGACCTGGCCGCGGCCGCCGTCTTCACCTACGTCCTGGGCAACACCCTGGGCGCCGCGGCCACCGCGTCGCTGTCCCGCCGCATCCGCGTGCGCGGGGGCGACCCGGAACAGGAGATCCCCCGGGCGGTGGAGCAGGCCACCGCCGTCGCCCGGGAGTTCCCGCGGCTGCGCGAGCGCGTCGACTCCCCGGCCGCCGCGTACAACGCCGCCCCCGACTCCGCCTTCTCCCACGGGCTCGCCCTGCTCCTCGACGGCATCGGGGCGAAGGCGGTCCGCTGA
- the ligA gene encoding NAD-dependent DNA ligase LigA, with protein sequence MAPENSTEIPDEARNRHEELSRELDDHSYRYYLGNPVISDAEYDALMGELRGIEEEHPQLITQDSPTQKVGAPISVDFAAVEHLVRMESLGNAFDFDELNAWADRASAEVPVGAYLCELKIDGLAVDLVYEKGRLVRAATRGDGRVGEDITLNIRTIDVVPEQLDESVRPAPELLEVRGEVFLPVEAFEALNRRITETGEHTPFANPRNAAAGSLRQKDPRVTATRPLSMIVHGVGAYTPAQGSEDVRFTSQSQAYALLGEWGLPLSDRYKVVSTMDEVRAYVAHYQEHRHEPAYEIDGIVIKVDDFALQRRLGSTSRAPRWAIAYKYPPEEVTTKLVDIKVGVGRTGRVTPYGVMEPVFVAGSEVEFATLHNAQEVERKGVLIGDTVVLRKAGDVIPEIVGPVVEKRDGGERPFVMPEKCPECGTPLGQQKEGDVDLRCPNARSCPGQLRERVYFVAGRKALDIEALGYVAATALTQPLEPADAPLKDEGDLFDLTVEQLLPIRTHVLDPDTSEPKTDPKTGEPKVVSFFANLKGEPKKTVEKLFEQLEIAKSRPLWRVLVALSIRHVGPRAAEDLARHFRSMDAIRAASEEELAAVDGIGPTIARSIREWFEVDWHREIVAKWAAAGVRMEDEVDEALSGVLDGVTVVVTGSLEGFTRDGAKESIAERGGRATASVSKKTGFVVVGDSPGSKYDKAVKLGVPILDEQGFRVLLEAGPEAAEKVRINPPEEEPGDGDAAGAEAGAEKAGDGSGAAAEEAPAQE encoded by the coding sequence GTGGCGCCCGAGAACAGCACCGAGATCCCCGACGAGGCGCGCAACCGGCACGAGGAGCTCTCCCGGGAGCTGGACGACCACAGCTACCGCTACTACCTGGGCAACCCCGTCATCTCCGACGCCGAGTACGACGCCCTCATGGGCGAGCTGCGCGGCATCGAGGAGGAGCACCCGCAGCTCATCACCCAGGACTCGCCCACCCAGAAGGTCGGCGCGCCGATCAGCGTCGACTTCGCCGCGGTCGAGCACCTGGTGCGGATGGAGAGCCTGGGCAACGCCTTCGACTTCGACGAGCTGAACGCCTGGGCGGACCGCGCCTCGGCGGAGGTGCCCGTGGGCGCCTACCTGTGCGAGCTGAAGATCGACGGCCTGGCCGTGGACCTGGTCTACGAGAAGGGCCGCCTGGTGCGCGCCGCCACCCGCGGCGACGGCCGGGTGGGCGAGGACATCACCCTCAACATCCGCACCATCGACGTCGTGCCCGAGCAGCTCGACGAGAGCGTGCGCCCGGCGCCCGAGCTGCTGGAGGTGCGCGGCGAGGTGTTCCTGCCGGTGGAGGCGTTCGAGGCGCTCAACCGGCGCATCACCGAGACCGGCGAGCACACCCCCTTCGCCAACCCGCGCAACGCCGCGGCCGGCTCGCTGCGGCAGAAGGACCCGCGGGTCACCGCCACCCGGCCGCTGTCGATGATCGTGCACGGCGTGGGCGCCTACACCCCGGCGCAGGGCTCGGAGGACGTGCGGTTCACGAGCCAGTCGCAGGCGTACGCCCTGCTGGGGGAGTGGGGGCTGCCGCTCAGCGACCGCTACAAGGTCGTGTCCACCATGGACGAGGTGCGCGCCTACGTCGCCCACTACCAGGAGCACCGGCACGAGCCCGCCTACGAGATCGACGGCATCGTCATCAAGGTGGACGACTTCGCCCTCCAGCGGCGGCTGGGGTCGACCAGCCGCGCCCCGCGCTGGGCGATCGCGTACAAGTACCCGCCGGAGGAGGTCACCACCAAGCTGGTGGACATCAAGGTCGGTGTGGGCCGCACCGGCCGGGTCACCCCCTACGGCGTGATGGAGCCGGTGTTCGTCGCCGGGTCCGAGGTGGAGTTCGCCACCCTGCACAACGCCCAGGAGGTCGAGCGCAAGGGCGTGCTCATCGGCGACACGGTGGTGCTGCGCAAGGCGGGCGACGTCATCCCCGAGATCGTCGGGCCGGTGGTGGAGAAACGCGACGGCGGCGAGCGGCCGTTCGTCATGCCGGAGAAGTGCCCCGAGTGCGGGACGCCGCTGGGCCAGCAGAAGGAGGGCGACGTCGACCTGCGCTGCCCCAACGCCCGGTCCTGCCCCGGACAGCTGCGCGAGCGGGTGTACTTCGTGGCCGGCCGCAAGGCCCTGGACATCGAGGCGCTCGGGTACGTGGCGGCCACCGCGCTGACCCAGCCGCTGGAGCCCGCCGACGCCCCGCTCAAGGACGAGGGCGACCTGTTCGACCTCACCGTCGAGCAGCTGCTGCCGATCCGCACCCACGTGCTCGACCCCGACACCTCCGAGCCCAAGACCGACCCCAAGACCGGCGAGCCCAAGGTCGTCTCGTTCTTCGCCAACCTCAAGGGCGAGCCCAAGAAGACCGTGGAGAAGCTGTTCGAGCAGCTGGAGATCGCCAAGTCGCGCCCGCTGTGGCGGGTGCTGGTGGCGCTGTCCATCCGGCACGTGGGCCCGCGCGCCGCCGAGGACCTGGCCCGGCACTTCCGGTCGATGGACGCCATCCGCGCCGCCTCGGAGGAGGAGCTGGCCGCGGTGGACGGGATCGGCCCGACCATCGCCCGCTCCATCCGGGAGTGGTTCGAGGTCGACTGGCACCGGGAGATCGTCGCCAAGTGGGCGGCGGCCGGGGTGCGCATGGAGGACGAGGTCGACGAGGCCCTCTCGGGCGTGCTGGACGGAGTGACCGTGGTGGTCACCGGCTCGCTGGAGGGCTTCACCCGGGACGGGGCCAAGGAGTCGATCGCCGAACGCGGCGGCCGGGCCACGGCGTCGGTGTCCAAGAAGACCGGGTTCGTGGTGGTGGGCGACAGCCCCGGGTCCAAGTACGACAAGGCCGTCAAGCTGGGCGTGCCGATCCTCGACGAGCAGGGGTTCCGCGTGCTGCTGGAGGCGGGGCCCGAGGCGGCGGAGAAGGTGCGGATCAACCCGCCGGAGGAGGAGCCCGGGGACGGGGACGCCGCTGGGGCCGAGGCCGGGGCCGAAAAGGCCGGGGACGGCTCCGGGGCCGCGGCGGAGGAGGCCCCCGCGCAGGAGTAG
- a CDS encoding FAD-dependent monooxygenase, whose protein sequence is MGGGTLTATVVGGGIAGLAAATALARAGWRTTVLERRTGGPEVGAGVAVPRNGVAALAALGIGGDRLASLGHETVGTGFRDTLGRPILLIPDDLEEVREAVTIRGFHRRRLHAALADAARDSGVEVVTGARVANLSAGTPGGPRAAVSWRDPASGEVLRADADLVVGADGMWSAVRGVLFPRVHPAYSGSTSWRAIVPDTERDGRLFEYWGPGAEFGVMRVSDTELYWYGYVRAPRGAVVADELATARARFVGWAPEVTGLIERTDPADLMRHDVHHLRGGLPTYVRGRVVMIGDAAHAALPTMGQGAATALEDAVALGTLVAAPVAAGADQAEAMARFDAERRPKCRSIARQAAFIARVGADLGGGWRQSVRNALLRRVPARALALAGSSAVGWDPDPAVLGGPSGPGTDPERP, encoded by the coding sequence ATGGGCGGCGGAACACTGACGGCGACGGTGGTCGGCGGCGGCATCGCGGGGCTGGCCGCGGCGACCGCGCTCGCCCGGGCGGGCTGGCGCACGACCGTGCTCGAACGCCGCACCGGCGGCCCCGAGGTCGGCGCGGGCGTCGCCGTCCCCCGCAACGGCGTCGCCGCCCTCGCCGCCCTGGGCATCGGCGGCGACCGGCTCGCCTCCCTGGGCCACGAGACCGTCGGCACCGGGTTCCGGGACACGCTCGGCCGCCCGATCCTGCTCATCCCGGACGACCTCGAAGAGGTGCGCGAGGCCGTCACCATCCGGGGCTTCCACCGCCGGCGCCTGCACGCGGCCCTGGCCGACGCCGCCCGCGACAGCGGGGTGGAGGTGGTCACGGGCGCCCGGGTCGCCAACCTGTCCGCGGGGACGCCCGGCGGGCCGCGCGCCGCCGTGTCGTGGCGGGACCCGGCGAGCGGCGAGGTGCTGCGCGCCGACGCCGACCTGGTCGTGGGCGCCGACGGGATGTGGAGCGCGGTGCGCGGCGTCCTCTTCCCGAGGGTGCACCCGGCGTACAGCGGCAGCACGAGCTGGCGGGCGATCGTCCCGGACACCGAGCGCGACGGACGCCTCTTCGAGTACTGGGGGCCGGGCGCGGAGTTCGGGGTCATGCGGGTGAGCGACACCGAGCTGTACTGGTACGGCTACGTGCGCGCCCCGCGGGGCGCGGTCGTGGCCGACGAGCTGGCGACGGCCCGCGCCCGCTTCGTCGGCTGGGCGCCGGAGGTCACCGGGCTCATCGAGCGCACCGACCCGGCCGACCTGATGCGGCACGACGTCCACCACCTGCGCGGCGGGCTGCCGACCTACGTGCGGGGGCGGGTCGTGATGATCGGCGACGCCGCGCACGCGGCGCTGCCCACCATGGGCCAGGGCGCGGCGACCGCGCTGGAGGACGCGGTGGCGCTCGGCACGCTGGTCGCGGCCCCGGTCGCGGCGGGCGCGGACCAGGCGGAGGCGATGGCCCGCTTCGACGCCGAGCGCCGCCCCAAGTGCCGGAGCATCGCCCGGCAGGCCGCGTTCATCGCCCGGGTGGGCGCGGACCTGGGCGGCGGCTGGCGGCAGTCGGTGCGCAACGCGCTGCTGCGCCGGGTGCCCGCGCGGGCGCTCGCCCTGGCGGGTTCCTCGGCGGTGGGCTGGGACCCCGACCCGGCCGTCCTGGGCGGCCCGTCCGGACCGGGAACCGATCCGGAACGCCCCTGA
- a CDS encoding DUF695 domain-containing protein, with protein sequence MALFRRRRSNDTTDSTAAITAFWEAWPSLRDPLAEAAEADRPVSDEAAERVTALVKAVHPDLDWEVGPAPSAPAPDLTDLDLSMDVDPDELLARLAALDDPGSLAEPAAHALTLRPGASDDARIQSERWARSAPEDGAWRFLPARPADHDGLTRTVTWDGHELDLSHVSVSMRVNHATGRIEVGVYHPDNMFLSEEVRRSLADHVVMLALGEDDMVRYIAKVDPLDESPMDPLPPTSIPATVRQMVDMLGGGEGGWVTLHGTGPGRGRVTFSARHPLTRRDFPALTLAVRVIVPYAETAADGSPGESSELALQDLENRLNRVLGDNGALFMHQTVPGRKDMLYYLDPDSGALAPFEEELKGWAEGDLKLSTQLDPARSVFGGLLRPYRSFFKN encoded by the coding sequence ATGGCTCTGTTCCGTCGTCGCCGCTCCAACGACACCACCGATTCGACCGCCGCGATCACCGCGTTCTGGGAGGCCTGGCCGTCCCTGCGCGACCCCCTGGCCGAGGCCGCCGAGGCGGACCGCCCGGTCTCCGACGAGGCCGCCGAACGGGTGACCGCGCTGGTCAAGGCCGTGCACCCGGACCTGGACTGGGAGGTGGGGCCCGCGCCGAGCGCGCCCGCCCCGGACCTGACCGACCTGGACCTGTCGATGGACGTCGACCCCGACGAGCTGCTGGCGCGGCTGGCCGCGCTGGACGACCCCGGCTCCCTGGCCGAGCCCGCCGCCCACGCCCTCACCCTGCGTCCGGGCGCCTCCGACGACGCCCGCATCCAGTCCGAGCGCTGGGCGCGCTCGGCCCCCGAGGACGGCGCCTGGCGGTTCCTCCCGGCGCGGCCCGCCGACCACGACGGCCTGACCCGGACGGTGACCTGGGACGGCCACGAGCTGGACCTGTCCCACGTGTCGGTGTCGATGCGCGTGAACCACGCCACGGGCCGGATCGAGGTGGGCGTCTACCACCCGGACAACATGTTCCTCTCCGAGGAGGTGCGCCGCTCCCTGGCGGACCACGTGGTGATGCTCGCCCTGGGCGAGGACGACATGGTGCGCTACATCGCCAAGGTGGACCCGCTCGACGAGTCGCCCATGGACCCGCTGCCGCCCACGTCGATCCCCGCGACGGTGCGCCAGATGGTGGACATGCTCGGCGGCGGCGAGGGCGGCTGGGTCACCCTGCACGGGACCGGCCCGGGCCGCGGGCGGGTGACCTTCTCCGCCCGCCATCCGCTGACCCGCCGCGACTTCCCGGCGCTCACCCTGGCCGTGCGCGTGATCGTGCCCTACGCCGAGACCGCCGCCGACGGCAGCCCCGGCGAGTCGTCCGAGCTGGCCCTCCAGGACCTGGAGAACCGGCTCAACCGGGTGCTGGGCGACAACGGCGCGCTGTTCATGCACCAGACCGTGCCCGGCCGCAAGGACATGCTGTACTACCTCGACCCCGACTCGGGCGCGCTGGCCCCGTTCGAGGAGGAGCTCAAGGGCTGGGCCGAGGGCGACCTCAAGCTCAGCACCCAGCTGGACCCGGCCCGGAGCGTGTTCGGCGGCCTGCTGCGCCCCTACCGCTCCTTCTTCAAGAACTGA
- a CDS encoding ArsR/SmtB family transcription factor, which yields MSVPDGGGGATATVFAALGDETRWAVLVRLGREPASASALAAELPVTRQAIGKHLEVLRAAGLVESHRRGREVVYRAIGSRLDEVGRDLQRVAEAWDRRLAAVKEIAERGDG from the coding sequence GTGAGCGTCCCGGACGGCGGGGGCGGCGCCACCGCGACGGTGTTCGCCGCCCTGGGCGACGAGACCCGGTGGGCGGTCCTGGTGCGCCTGGGCCGCGAGCCCGCCTCGGCGTCGGCGCTGGCGGCGGAGCTGCCCGTCACCCGGCAGGCGATCGGCAAGCACCTGGAGGTGCTGCGCGCGGCCGGCCTGGTCGAGTCGCACCGGCGGGGGCGCGAGGTCGTGTACCGGGCGATCGGCTCCCGGCTCGACGAGGTGGGCCGCGACCTGCAACGGGTCGCCGAGGCATGGGACCGCAGGCTCGCCGCCGTCAAGGAGATCGCCGAACGCGGCGACGGATGA
- a CDS encoding methionine synthase: MSEQHPYPWPAASSTGVGSWPGEDPDEAVRTVLGELPDLPHLPELPGRGVGADVIGRTAGLLVEFPVEVQPTGWRVADSPGRDLYRARGFLSRDLDLLAEHAHAYEGALKIQVAGPWTMAASVELRNGQRMAADPGAYRDLAASHLEGVLAHIAEARKRVPGARLLVQVDEPSLPAVLMGALPTASGYGRLRAVDRVRVEEVLRTLFGAVEEAGAVPVVHCCAANAPLDLLRRSGARALGLDAALLDRRHDDMVGTAVEAGVGLMLGVVPAVDPPPAQRDRMSDPAANVEVVRELWNRLGFGPDLLTRAVVPTPACGLAGASPEHARAALKAVRNGARVLRDEPHRS; encoded by the coding sequence GTGAGCGAACAGCACCCCTACCCCTGGCCCGCCGCCTCCTCCACCGGGGTCGGGTCCTGGCCCGGAGAGGACCCCGACGAGGCGGTCCGCACCGTCCTGGGCGAACTCCCCGACCTGCCGCACCTGCCCGAGCTGCCCGGCCGCGGGGTCGGCGCCGACGTCATCGGCCGCACCGCCGGGCTCCTGGTGGAGTTCCCCGTCGAGGTGCAGCCCACCGGCTGGCGCGTCGCCGACTCGCCCGGCCGCGACCTGTACCGCGCCCGCGGCTTCCTCTCCCGCGACCTGGACCTCCTGGCCGAGCACGCCCACGCCTACGAGGGCGCCCTCAAGATCCAGGTGGCCGGCCCCTGGACGATGGCGGCCTCCGTCGAACTGCGCAACGGCCAGCGCATGGCCGCCGACCCCGGCGCCTACCGCGACCTGGCCGCCTCCCACCTGGAGGGGGTGCTCGCGCACATCGCCGAGGCCCGCAAGCGGGTGCCCGGCGCCCGCCTCCTCGTCCAGGTGGACGAGCCCTCCCTGCCCGCCGTCCTCATGGGCGCCCTGCCCACCGCCAGCGGCTACGGGCGGCTGCGCGCGGTGGACCGGGTCCGCGTGGAGGAGGTGCTGCGCACCCTGTTCGGCGCCGTCGAGGAGGCCGGGGCGGTGCCCGTCGTCCACTGCTGCGCCGCCAACGCCCCGCTCGACCTGCTGCGCCGCAGCGGCGCGCGGGCGCTGGGCCTGGACGCCGCGCTGCTCGACCGGCGCCACGACGACATGGTCGGCACCGCCGTGGAGGCCGGTGTCGGCCTGATGCTGGGCGTCGTTCCGGCGGTCGATCCGCCCCCCGCGCAGCGCGACCGAATGTCCGACCCGGCGGCTAACGTCGAGGTCGTACGCGAGTTGTGGAACCGGCTGGGTTTCGGCCCTGACCTGCTGACCCGTGCGGTGGTGCCCACCCCCGCGTGCGGGCTGGCCGGTGCCTCCCCCGAGCACGCCCGGGCGGCCCTGAAGGCCGTCCGGAACGGGGCGCGCGTCCTGCGGGACGAGCCCCACCGGTCGTAG
- a CDS encoding DUF4287 domain-containing protein, whose product MSFQAYLDTIEDKTGLTPRQLVDLARGRGLDAPDTKAGVILAWLKEDYDLGRGHGMALVHVIKKGPKIDAKHVGTTGSHRDESDTLWLDGKATRP is encoded by the coding sequence ATGTCGTTCCAGGCCTACCTCGACACCATCGAGGACAAGACCGGTCTCACCCCTCGGCAGCTGGTCGACCTCGCCAGGGGGCGCGGTCTCGACGCCCCCGACACCAAGGCCGGGGTCATCCTCGCCTGGCTCAAGGAGGACTACGACCTCGGCCGCGGCCACGGCATGGCCCTGGTCCACGTCATCAAGAAGGGGCCCAAGATCGACGCCAAGCACGTCGGCACCACTGGCTCCCACCGGGACGAGTCCGACACCCTCTGGCTCGACGGCAAGGCCACCCGCCCCTGA
- a CDS encoding DedA family protein: MPQFAFLEGQPFWVVYFTLLVVILLRAPATYWIGRGLGAGVNRSRMGARLGPRLERAKSLVDRYGAPVVTLSFFTVGMQTAINLSAGVVRMRFPRYFAAVFLGGLAWAGLWGMVISGIVGTWLELFLDSPWTAVGVVAAAAVLVTAMVLLRRRSRGARAAGPGTGDEEPEAEEPGAENGTGSGTGSAPERTAAG, encoded by the coding sequence ATGCCCCAGTTCGCTTTCCTCGAAGGACAACCCTTCTGGGTCGTCTACTTCACCCTGCTCGTCGTCATCCTGCTGCGCGCCCCCGCGACGTACTGGATCGGCCGCGGGCTGGGCGCCGGGGTGAACCGCAGCCGCATGGGCGCCCGCCTGGGGCCCCGCCTGGAGCGGGCCAAGAGCCTCGTGGACCGCTACGGCGCCCCCGTGGTCACCCTGAGCTTCTTCACCGTCGGCATGCAGACCGCCATCAACCTGTCCGCGGGCGTGGTGCGGATGCGCTTCCCGCGCTACTTCGCCGCCGTGTTCCTGGGCGGCCTGGCCTGGGCGGGCCTGTGGGGCATGGTCATCTCCGGGATCGTCGGCACCTGGCTGGAACTCTTCCTGGACTCGCCGTGGACCGCCGTGGGCGTCGTCGCGGCGGCGGCCGTGCTGGTCACCGCCATGGTGCTGCTGCGCCGCCGGAGCCGCGGGGCGCGGGCGGCCGGGCCCGGCACCGGGGACGAGGAGCCCGAAGCAGAGGAGCCCGGGGCCGAGAACGGCACCGGTTCCGGAACCGGCTCCGCCCCCGAGCGCACCGCCGCCGGCTGA
- a CDS encoding TetR/AcrR family transcriptional regulator: MPPANLRRRRALADAAIALLAEEGMHGVTHRAVEARAGVPAGTATNYFRNREALLVAAAERVLELHTADMAAATEGMAGPTGPEELTDMIAASLWGAATVLRDRYLAIFELRLEARRRPALEEVLGRLERAVLADTVDLHEVLGTSVPPGAVATLATLYGGALFTLVTGPAGAFGQADVRRLVAAMVRGAAGPDRDPA, from the coding sequence ATGCCACCCGCCAACCTGCGCCGACGCCGGGCCCTCGCCGACGCCGCGATCGCGCTGCTGGCGGAGGAGGGGATGCACGGGGTCACGCACCGGGCGGTGGAGGCCCGCGCCGGGGTGCCCGCCGGGACGGCCACCAACTACTTCCGGAACCGGGAGGCGCTGCTGGTCGCCGCCGCGGAACGGGTGCTGGAGCTGCACACCGCCGACATGGCCGCCGCGACGGAGGGGATGGCCGGGCCGACCGGGCCCGAGGAGCTGACCGACATGATCGCGGCGTCGCTGTGGGGCGCGGCGACCGTGCTGCGCGACCGCTACCTGGCGATCTTCGAGCTCCGGCTGGAGGCCCGGCGGCGGCCCGCGCTGGAGGAGGTGCTGGGTCGGCTGGAGCGGGCGGTGCTGGCCGACACCGTCGACCTGCACGAGGTGCTGGGGACGTCGGTGCCGCCGGGGGCGGTGGCCACCCTGGCCACGCTCTACGGGGGCGCGCTGTTCACGCTGGTCACCGGGCCGGCGGGGGCGTTCGGCCAGGCGGACGTGCGCAGGCTCGTCGCGGCCATGGTGCGCGGGGCGGCGGGCCCGGACCGCGACCCCGCCTGA
- a CDS encoding SRPBCC domain-containing protein, whose protein sequence is MTDTDRIERSIDIDAPTERVWDLVTRPGWFINDGAVIDHRIDRDGDTDIVRDPVHGDFRFRTEKLDPHGYAAFRWLDADSDASTLVEFHLEERPGGVRLTVVESGFDTLGGTEADRRRRLEENTEGWRIELAAAREHVDPLTVHRAVHIDAPPERVWEAVTTPAHFAAWYAFGGAGFRPEAGAPMTLHWDEHGTYRGRVVAAEAPSRFAYRIAAEPDTEPREEGSTLVELAVRPSGKGTLLTVAQTGFDALAPRFGAAADNAAAEADGWAGGFAALTAHLAGEPK, encoded by the coding sequence ATGACCGACACCGACCGGATCGAACGCTCCATCGACATCGACGCCCCGACCGAGCGCGTCTGGGACCTGGTCACCCGGCCCGGATGGTTCATCAACGACGGCGCCGTCATCGACCACAGGATCGACCGCGACGGCGACACCGACATCGTCCGCGACCCCGTGCACGGCGACTTCCGCTTCCGCACCGAGAAGCTCGACCCGCACGGCTACGCCGCGTTCCGCTGGCTGGACGCCGACAGCGACGCCTCCACCCTGGTCGAGTTCCACCTGGAGGAACGCCCCGGCGGGGTGCGCCTCACCGTGGTCGAGAGCGGGTTCGACACCCTCGGCGGAACCGAGGCCGACCGGCGCCGCCGACTGGAGGAGAACACCGAGGGCTGGCGGATCGAACTGGCCGCCGCCCGCGAGCACGTGGACCCGCTGACCGTGCACCGGGCCGTTCACATCGACGCCCCGCCCGAGCGCGTCTGGGAGGCCGTCACCACGCCCGCGCACTTCGCCGCCTGGTACGCGTTCGGCGGCGCCGGCTTCCGCCCCGAGGCCGGGGCGCCCATGACGCTGCACTGGGACGAGCACGGCACCTACCGGGGGCGGGTCGTGGCGGCCGAGGCCCCGAGCCGGTTCGCCTACCGCATCGCGGCCGAGCCGGACACCGAGCCCAGGGAGGAGGGCTCCACCCTGGTCGAGCTGGCGGTGCGCCCCTCCGGGAAGGGGACCCTGCTCACCGTCGCCCAGACGGGGTTCGACGCGCTCGCGCCCCGGTTCGGCGCGGCGGCCGACAACGCCGCCGCGGAGGCCGACGGCTGGGCGGGGGGCTTCGCCGCGCTGACCGCGCACCTGGCGGGGGAGCCGAAGTGA
- the mnmA gene encoding tRNA 2-thiouridine(34) synthase MnmA — translation MTLRVLAAMSGGVDSAVAAARVAEAGHDVTGVHLALSKNPQSYRTGARGCCTVEDSHDARRAADVIGIPFYVWDMSEEFDREVVQDFVAEYESGNTPNPCLRCNEKIKFEAVLDRAVALGFDAVATGHHVRKVDGRLVRSVDRDKDQSYVLGVLTAEQVEHAMFPLGDCTKAEVRAEAERRGLSVADKPDSHDICFIADGDTAGFLNRRLGERPGDILDEDGNVLGSHGGAHAFTVGQRKGLGLGGSPNPRYVLSIEPVNNTVTVGPRESLRVDTITGVRPVWSGAEPPAEPVGCHVQLRAHGEVYRAEVHQRDGADGPELVVRLAEPATGVATGQAVVVYDGDRGDTVLGSATISATSRAAVSA, via the coding sequence ATGACTTTGCGTGTACTGGCCGCCATGTCGGGCGGGGTCGATTCCGCGGTCGCCGCGGCCCGGGTGGCCGAGGCGGGCCACGACGTGACCGGCGTCCACCTGGCGCTCTCCAAGAACCCGCAGTCCTACCGCACGGGCGCCCGCGGGTGCTGCACGGTGGAGGACTCCCACGACGCCCGCCGGGCCGCGGACGTCATCGGCATCCCCTTCTACGTGTGGGACATGTCGGAGGAGTTCGACCGAGAGGTCGTGCAGGACTTCGTCGCCGAGTACGAGTCCGGCAACACCCCCAACCCGTGCCTGCGCTGCAACGAGAAGATCAAGTTCGAGGCCGTGCTGGACCGCGCCGTCGCCCTGGGCTTCGACGCGGTCGCCACCGGCCACCACGTCCGCAAGGTCGACGGGCGGCTGGTGCGCAGCGTGGACCGGGACAAGGACCAGTCGTACGTGCTGGGCGTGCTCACCGCCGAGCAGGTGGAGCACGCGATGTTCCCGCTGGGCGACTGCACCAAGGCCGAGGTGCGGGCCGAGGCGGAGCGGCGCGGCCTGTCGGTGGCCGACAAGCCCGACAGCCACGACATCTGCTTCATCGCCGACGGCGACACCGCCGGGTTCCTCAACCGCAGGCTGGGGGAGCGGCCCGGGGACATCCTCGACGAGGACGGCAACGTGCTGGGCTCGCACGGCGGGGCGCACGCGTTCACGGTGGGCCAGCGCAAGGGCCTGGGCCTGGGCGGCTCCCCGAACCCGCGCTACGTGCTGTCCATCGAGCCGGTGAACAACACGGTGACGGTGGGCCCGCGCGAGTCGCTGCGGGTGGACACGATCACCGGGGTGCGCCCGGTGTGGAGCGGCGCCGAGCCGCCCGCCGAGCCCGTCGGCTGCCACGTGCAGCTGCGCGCCCACGGCGAGGTGTACCGGGCCGAGGTGCACCAGCGGGACGGCGCGGACGGCCCCGAGCTGGTGGTGCGGCTGGCCGAGCCCGCCACCGGGGTGGCGACCGGGCAGGCCGTGGTGGTCTACGACGGGGACCGGGGCGACACGGTGCTGGGGTCGGCGACGATCTCCGCGACGTCGCGCGCGGCGGTGTCCGCCTGA